The following proteins come from a genomic window of Flavobacterium eburneipallidum:
- a CDS encoding 2TM domain-containing protein, translating into MENNIQQEERYFFAQKKVKSIKGFYSHLFFYLVINAIITIQIYLRTGSGFWDWENFYTPLFWGIGLLAHGLSVFGQNLFFGQNWEERKIREFMNKEKNKKWE; encoded by the coding sequence ATGGAAAATAATATTCAACAAGAGGAGCGTTATTTTTTTGCTCAAAAAAAAGTTAAAAGTATCAAAGGGTTTTATTCACATCTATTCTTTTATTTGGTGATTAATGCTATTATTACAATTCAGATTTATTTAAGAACAGGTAGCGGATTTTGGGATTGGGAAAATTTCTATACACCCTTGTTTTGGGGAATCGGACTATTGGCTCACGGATTATCAGTTTTTGGACAAAACCTGTTTTTTGGACAAAACTGGGAGGAAAGAAAGATTCGGGAGTTTATGAATAAAGAAAAAAATAAAAAATGGGAATAG
- a CDS encoding TlpA disulfide reductase family protein, with protein sequence MKYLLCFVFVLTFSNAIVAQKVAVYDNFSTLKKEILSDKNTIYVVNFWATWCAPCVKELPHFEQLNSENKNLKVVLISLDFKNQFESKLIPFLKKKNIKSEVVLLTDKDYNTWLPMVDKNWSGSIPATLIIKNGQQFFVEKMFSNYQELHEYVNSIIN encoded by the coding sequence ATGAAATATTTACTTTGTTTTGTTTTTGTGCTTACTTTTTCAAACGCAATTGTTGCTCAAAAAGTGGCTGTTTATGATAATTTTTCGACTCTAAAGAAGGAAATATTGAGTGATAAAAACACGATTTATGTAGTCAACTTTTGGGCTACTTGGTGTGCACCATGCGTAAAAGAATTACCCCATTTTGAACAATTAAATTCCGAAAATAAAAACCTAAAAGTCGTGTTGATAAGTTTGGATTTTAAGAACCAATTTGAATCTAAATTGATTCCTTTTTTGAAGAAAAAAAACATCAAATCTGAAGTAGTTTTACTCACTGATAAGGACTATAATACTTGGCTTCCGATGGTCGATAAGAATTGGTCGGGATCTATTCCAGCAACATTAATTATCAAAAATGGTCAGCAATTTTTTGTAGAAAAAATGTTTTCCAACTATCAAGAACTCCATGAATATGTAAATTCAATTATTAACTAA
- a CDS encoding chloride channel protein: MNNTTRIKANYQLIKFQKLVIVSILIGFLSAFLGLVLKKATEHYEELFFHKATINPIFFIVFPVFGLSIIYFLRQYLFKKKENKGIKEIFESTNSKSKNLPSYKISSHFINGLLTVVFGGSTGIEVSTVVASATIGSVAQRKENVFRQYKTELICAGVAAGITALFSSPIAGILFAIEVISRKVTRAFVISNLIAVSIAFGLITILKDEPLFAVSIVTWHIKAIPYFILLGILAGLNSVYLTRCVLFFKSQFSKINTHYYKILIGSAVLSIAFYIFPQLYGEGYHAMKTILGNSSEIPLTITLALTFIGLLILKPIVTSITLASGGDGGVFAPSLFIGAFLGLLVASVLNTFFNAGVIPLNFMIIGMAAVLSASIHAPFTAIFLVCGLTNDYTLFLPILVVCLISKYTAKTIYPFTVYSFTPSIIK, from the coding sequence ATGAACAATACCACTCGGATTAAAGCAAATTACCAACTAATAAAATTCCAAAAACTAGTCATTGTTTCTATCTTAATCGGTTTTCTTTCCGCCTTTTTAGGACTTGTTTTGAAAAAAGCAACCGAACATTATGAAGAACTTTTTTTTCATAAAGCTACTATCAATCCAATATTTTTTATTGTTTTTCCAGTATTCGGATTGTCAATAATTTACTTTTTAAGACAGTATTTATTTAAGAAAAAAGAAAACAAAGGCATCAAAGAAATTTTTGAAAGCACCAATTCTAAATCTAAAAACCTACCTAGTTATAAAATATCATCCCATTTCATCAACGGATTATTAACTGTTGTTTTTGGTGGTTCTACAGGAATTGAAGTTTCTACAGTTGTCGCTTCGGCAACAATTGGATCAGTTGCTCAACGAAAAGAAAATGTTTTTAGACAATACAAAACCGAACTGATTTGCGCTGGTGTTGCAGCAGGAATCACGGCTTTATTCAGTAGTCCAATTGCAGGAATTTTATTTGCAATAGAGGTTATTTCAAGAAAAGTAACTCGTGCTTTTGTGATTTCAAATCTTATTGCCGTTTCCATTGCTTTTGGTTTGATTACCATTCTAAAAGATGAACCTTTGTTTGCTGTTTCAATTGTAACTTGGCACATTAAAGCCATTCCTTATTTTATCCTTTTAGGAATTTTAGCCGGATTGAATTCGGTTTATTTGACCCGATGTGTTTTGTTTTTCAAATCGCAATTCTCAAAAATTAACACTCATTATTATAAAATCCTTATTGGTTCTGCAGTATTGAGTATTGCATTCTATATTTTCCCGCAATTGTATGGCGAAGGGTATCACGCTATGAAAACCATTTTGGGGAATTCATCTGAAATTCCATTGACCATAACGTTAGCCTTAACTTTCATTGGTTTGTTAATATTAAAACCAATTGTAACTTCCATAACATTAGCTTCTGGCGGAGATGGTGGCGTTTTTGCTCCAAGTTTATTCATCGGTGCATTTTTAGGATTATTAGTAGCTTCTGTTTTAAATACCTTTTTCAATGCAGGTGTAATTCCTTTAAACTTTATGATTATCGGAATGGCAGCCGTTTTAAGTGCTAGTATTCACGCACCATTTACGGCAATATTTTTGGTTTGTGGTTTAACCAATGATTATACTTTATTCCTTCCGATTTTGGTGGTTTGTTTGATTTCGAAATACACCGCAAAAACGATTTATCCATTCACAGTTTATAGTTTCACTCCAAGTATCATAAAATAA
- a CDS encoding sugar O-acetyltransferase, with protein sequence MKTEKEKMIDGEYYLAGDATLVKDRRKAKLLLHRLNVTEYRMTKKAKEILAELIPNSGSNFYIEPPFHCDYGYNMICGDNVYFNVNCVVLDCAPVTLGNNVFIAPNVQIYTASHPLDAELRKTLENALPVTIGDDCWIGGNSVICPGVTIGKGCVIGAGSVVTKDIPDNSLAVGNPARIIRKLNQ encoded by the coding sequence ATGAAAACCGAAAAAGAAAAAATGATAGACGGAGAATACTACTTGGCTGGCGATGCCACTTTAGTAAAAGATCGTCGAAAAGCAAAATTATTACTGCATCGATTGAATGTTACAGAATATCGAATGACCAAAAAAGCAAAGGAAATTTTAGCGGAATTAATTCCGAATTCGGGTAGTAATTTCTACATCGAACCACCATTTCATTGCGATTATGGATATAATATGATTTGCGGAGATAATGTTTATTTCAATGTCAATTGTGTTGTGCTGGATTGTGCTCCAGTTACTTTGGGAAACAATGTTTTTATTGCCCCAAATGTTCAAATTTACACTGCTTCGCATCCGCTTGACGCTGAACTTCGAAAAACGTTAGAGAATGCCTTGCCCGTAACTATTGGCGACGATTGTTGGATTGGCGGAAATTCTGTTATTTGCCCTGGAGTTACTATCGGAAAAGGTTGTGTTATTGGAGCTGGTTCCGTGGTTACCAAAGATATCCCTGATAATTCATTGGCAGTAGGAAATCCTGCTAGAATAATTCGGAAATTAAATCAATAA
- a CDS encoding CDP-alcohol phosphatidyltransferase family protein produces the protein MSKLAAKDKFLDLSDYGRPIAKLFANQLKNTQFTPIHVTLLFGVCGLIGIYCILQDHYFLAGFFIILKSIIDAADGELARLKKTPSYVGRYLDSVFDIILNLLFLLTICYVSKTSLWMTIIAFFCIQLQGTLYNYYYVILRHHSVGGDQTSKVFEDQSPIALPGETQKWVTIWFGIYTVVYGLFDKIIHLMDSQAYKTKNFPNWFMTFVSLYGLGFQLLLIAVLLPLGYIEIIVPFFIFYSLLIFVLIGIRKVFIK, from the coding sequence ATGTCTAAACTCGCTGCCAAAGATAAATTCTTGGATTTATCGGATTATGGAAGACCGATTGCAAAACTATTTGCCAATCAATTAAAAAATACCCAATTTACCCCCATTCATGTTACCTTACTTTTTGGAGTTTGTGGACTGATTGGTATTTATTGCATTTTACAAGATCACTACTTTCTTGCTGGATTTTTTATCATCCTCAAATCGATAATCGATGCCGCTGATGGCGAACTGGCTCGACTAAAAAAGACGCCTTCTTATGTTGGCAGATATTTGGATAGTGTGTTTGATATTATCCTGAATCTTTTGTTTCTGCTAACGATTTGCTACGTTTCAAAAACCTCTTTATGGATGACGATAATTGCTTTTTTTTGTATCCAATTGCAAGGTACTTTATACAATTATTACTATGTTATTTTGAGACATCATTCTGTAGGAGGAGATCAAACCAGTAAAGTTTTTGAAGATCAATCACCAATCGCATTGCCAGGTGAAACACAAAAATGGGTTACTATTTGGTTCGGGATTTATACTGTAGTTTATGGACTTTTCGATAAAATAATTCACCTTATGGACAGCCAAGCCTACAAGACAAAAAACTTTCCAAATTGGTTTATGACCTTTGTTTCTCTTTACGGATTAGGCTTTCAATTATTGCTTATTGCTGTATTATTACCATTAGGTTACATTGAAATAATTGTACCTTTTTTTATTTTCTATTCGCTATTAATTTTTGTTTTGATAGGCATTCGAAAAGTGTTTATAAAATAA
- a CDS encoding CCA tRNA nucleotidyltransferase, which yields MNYKSALNNKIFEVISQASQELHLESYVIGGFVRDLLLERDFKKDIDIVAVGSGIELALKVSELLPKKPKVQVFKTYGTAMLRFEDTEIEFVGARKESYTHDSRNPVVENGTLEDDQNRRDFTINALALSLSENNFGKLSDPFNGLEDLKNKIIKTPLDPDITFSDDPLRMLRGIRFATQLGFEIEEKSLNSITKNADRIKIISGERIVDELNKILSTEKPSVGFLLLYKTGLLDIILPELTALNQVEEIEGQTHKNNFYHTLEVVDNICPNTDDVWLRWAALLHDIGKAPTKRFNKKQGWTFHGHEFLGGKMAKKIFERLRMPLNQKMKFVQKMIMMSSRPIVLSQDLVTDSAVRRLIFDAGEDVESLMTLCEADITTKNPSKFKKYHHNFEIVRKKIVEVEERDQVRNFQPPISGEEIMEIFNLKPSREIGILKEAVKEAILEGEIPNEYQAAYDFVLKRGAKLGLKINKC from the coding sequence ATGAATTACAAATCAGCCTTAAATAATAAAATCTTCGAAGTCATTTCTCAAGCTTCACAAGAACTTCATCTTGAAAGTTACGTGATTGGTGGTTTTGTGAGAGATTTGCTCTTGGAACGAGACTTCAAAAAAGACATCGATATTGTTGCCGTGGGAAGCGGAATCGAATTAGCCTTGAAAGTTTCGGAATTATTGCCAAAAAAACCAAAAGTTCAGGTTTTCAAAACCTATGGAACGGCAATGTTACGCTTTGAAGATACCGAAATCGAATTTGTAGGTGCTCGAAAAGAATCTTATACTCACGACAGCAGAAATCCAGTTGTCGAAAACGGAACTCTGGAAGACGACCAAAACCGTCGTGATTTTACCATCAATGCTCTAGCATTATCATTAAGCGAAAATAATTTTGGAAAATTATCAGATCCTTTTAATGGATTAGAAGATCTTAAAAACAAAATTATTAAAACACCGCTTGATCCGGATATTACTTTCTCTGACGATCCGTTGCGAATGTTGAGAGGTATTCGCTTTGCAACTCAATTGGGTTTCGAAATAGAAGAAAAATCTTTGAATTCTATTACCAAAAATGCCGATCGAATCAAAATCATTTCTGGCGAAAGAATTGTTGATGAATTGAATAAAATTCTTTCTACCGAAAAACCTTCGGTTGGCTTTTTATTACTTTACAAAACTGGACTTTTGGACATTATCCTTCCTGAATTAACAGCTTTGAATCAAGTGGAGGAAATTGAAGGTCAGACTCATAAAAACAATTTTTATCATACGCTGGAAGTAGTTGATAATATTTGTCCAAATACTGATGATGTTTGGTTGCGTTGGGCTGCTTTATTACACGATATTGGCAAAGCTCCTACCAAACGTTTCAACAAAAAACAAGGCTGGACGTTTCACGGTCACGAATTTCTAGGCGGAAAAATGGCCAAGAAAATCTTCGAGAGATTGCGAATGCCATTGAACCAAAAAATGAAATTTGTACAAAAAATGATTATGATGAGTTCCCGCCCGATTGTACTTTCTCAAGATTTAGTAACTGATTCTGCCGTGCGCCGTTTAATTTTTGATGCTGGCGAAGATGTAGAAAGCTTAATGACATTGTGCGAAGCTGATATTACAACCAAAAACCCTAGTAAATTCAAGAAATACCATCACAATTTCGAGATTGTACGCAAGAAAATTGTAGAAGTCGAAGAACGAGATCAAGTTCGTAATTTTCAACCACCTATTTCTGGCGAAGAGATTATGGAAATATTCAATTTAAAACCTTCTCGTGAAATAGGAATACTGAAAGAAGCAGTGAAAGAAGCTATTTTGGAAGGTGAAATCCCAAACGAATATCAAGCGGCTTATGATTTTGTGTTGAAACGTGGAGCCAAGTTAGGACTAAAGATTAACAAATGTTGA
- a CDS encoding GxxExxY protein codes for MDDYLHKDKTYKIIGILFEVHKNLGKGFSEIVYKDAIEYEFKLNNIEFEREKEFSVNYKNTVLNHKFYADFVVFNEIILEIKTVDCFNSAHYNQCLNYLKVSNKELALLVNFNAVSLEHKRIALSRK; via the coding sequence ATGGATGATTATTTACATAAAGATAAAACTTACAAAATAATAGGAATCCTATTTGAGGTTCATAAAAATCTTGGAAAAGGATTTTCTGAAATTGTGTACAAAGATGCTATTGAATATGAATTTAAACTAAACAACATCGAATTTGAACGTGAAAAAGAGTTTTCAGTAAACTATAAAAACACTGTTTTAAATCATAAATTTTACGCTGACTTCGTAGTTTTTAATGAAATAATCCTAGAAATTAAGACCGTCGATTGCTTTAACAGTGCACACTACAATCAATGTCTAAATTATCTAAAAGTATCGAACAAAGAATTAGCATTATTAGTTAATTTTAACGCTGTATCATTAGAACATAAAAGAATCGCACTTTCAAGAAAATAA
- a CDS encoding COX15/CtaA family protein: MKNENKAVIIWLLSGCLLLFIMVIVGGITRLTNSGLSMTDWHLVTDTFPPLSEEKWSQAFEEYKKFPEYQKINIHNDFQLDDYKFIYFWEWFHRFIGRIIGLVFIVPFIYFLIKKRLSSETIKKCVVLLSMGAFQGFLGWFMVRSGLIDNPDVSHFRLSLHLTFAFITFAYTLWVALDLIYPDRKPALLSLQKIARFTLFFLLLQIIYGGFVAGLNAGLIHNHWPLMSDGEFFHESITLEKDSWLLRLTEGKSGVQFVHRTLAYVVVGFILLLSYKSHKFDLTKQQKSGINVLVIIVFLQFSLGVFTLLYSVPLWLGLTHQIMAFFLLTAMTYTLHRLSK, from the coding sequence ATGAAAAACGAAAACAAAGCCGTAATTATTTGGCTCCTTTCAGGTTGCTTATTATTGTTTATAATGGTCATCGTTGGTGGTATCACTCGATTGACCAATTCAGGATTATCAATGACCGACTGGCATTTGGTTACCGACACCTTCCCTCCATTAAGTGAAGAAAAATGGTCACAAGCATTCGAAGAATACAAGAAATTTCCCGAATACCAAAAAATCAATATTCATAATGATTTTCAACTGGATGATTATAAATTCATCTATTTCTGGGAATGGTTTCACCGTTTTATTGGGCGAATCATTGGACTAGTTTTTATTGTTCCTTTTATCTATTTCCTAATCAAAAAACGACTTTCTAGTGAAACCATAAAAAAATGTGTAGTACTACTTTCCATGGGAGCTTTTCAAGGTTTTTTGGGTTGGTTTATGGTTCGTAGCGGCTTGATTGACAATCCAGACGTGAGCCATTTCAGGCTTTCTTTGCACTTGACTTTTGCCTTTATTACCTTTGCTTATACGCTTTGGGTAGCCTTGGATTTAATTTATCCTGACAGAAAACCCGCCTTACTTTCACTCCAAAAAATAGCTCGTTTTACACTGTTTTTCTTATTGTTGCAAATTATTTACGGTGGATTTGTTGCAGGTTTAAATGCAGGTTTAATTCACAACCACTGGCCTTTAATGAGTGACGGTGAGTTCTTTCACGAAAGTATAACATTAGAAAAAGACTCTTGGTTATTAAGATTGACCGAAGGCAAAAGCGGCGTTCAATTTGTACACAGAACTTTAGCTTATGTGGTAGTTGGATTTATATTACTGTTATCCTACAAAAGCCATAAATTTGATTTAACCAAACAGCAAAAATCAGGAATAAATGTTTTGGTAATTATTGTGTTTTTACAATTCAGTTTGGGAGTTTTCACTTTGCTATATAGTGTTCCGCTTTGGTTAGGACTGACGCATCAAATCATGGCTTTCTTTTTATTAACGGCGATGACTTATACCCTACACAGGCTTTCTAAATAA
- a CDS encoding thioredoxin family protein produces MKFLSALLLFVSVFSISGFTPDAPAPYKIGDKATDFKLKSVDGKMYGMSDYKDAKGFIVVFTCNHCPFAVKYEDRINDLAKKYKSKGYILLAINPNDPALEPTDSYELMKVRAKEKGFAFPYLFDEGQKIYPQYGATKTPHVFLLDKNRVVKYIGAIDDNVDSAKEVKEKYLENAIAALESGKTPSPETTKAIGCSIKAKK; encoded by the coding sequence ATGAAATTTTTATCTGCTCTTTTATTATTTGTTTCTGTTTTTTCTATTTCAGGTTTTACTCCAGATGCACCAGCCCCATATAAAATTGGTGATAAAGCCACAGATTTTAAACTAAAATCGGTTGACGGTAAAATGTATGGAATGTCTGATTACAAAGATGCCAAAGGATTTATTGTAGTTTTTACTTGCAATCATTGTCCTTTTGCTGTAAAGTATGAAGACAGAATTAACGATTTGGCTAAAAAATACAAGTCAAAAGGCTATATTTTATTAGCTATTAATCCAAATGATCCAGCTTTAGAACCTACTGATAGTTATGAATTGATGAAAGTAAGAGCCAAAGAAAAAGGATTTGCTTTTCCTTACTTGTTTGACGAAGGACAAAAAATATATCCACAATATGGCGCAACCAAAACACCTCATGTCTTTTTATTGGACAAAAATCGTGTAGTGAAGTATATTGGAGCTATTGATGATAATGTAGATAGCGCAAAAGAGGTTAAGGAAAAATACCTTGAGAACGCTATTGCAGCTTTAGAAAGTGGAAAAACACCTTCGCCAGAAACAACAAAAGCAATAGGATGTTCTATTAAGGCAAAGAAATAA
- a CDS encoding L-threonylcarbamoyladenylate synthase: MINDEIQKAFEIIQQGGIILYPTDTVWGIGCDATNAEAVAKIYKLKQRDDSKSMICLMNGEKMMYNVFKDIPEVAWQIMDLSEKPTTLILDNPRNVAANLIATDKTLGIRIVKEPFCFKLMERMKKPLVSTSANISGQPTPIAFKDISPEIIKGVDYVVNLHQDKINGKPSTIIKLTSDSQVKVIRK, translated from the coding sequence ATGATTAACGACGAAATCCAAAAAGCATTCGAAATCATACAACAAGGCGGAATTATCCTTTACCCGACTGACACCGTTTGGGGAATTGGTTGTGATGCTACCAATGCCGAAGCGGTTGCCAAAATCTACAAACTCAAACAACGCGACGATTCTAAAAGCATGATTTGCTTGATGAATGGCGAGAAAATGATGTATAATGTCTTCAAAGACATTCCAGAAGTGGCTTGGCAAATTATGGATTTATCCGAAAAACCAACGACTCTAATTCTTGACAATCCTAGAAATGTAGCAGCAAATCTAATTGCTACCGATAAAACGTTAGGCATCCGAATCGTCAAAGAACCATTCTGTTTCAAATTGATGGAACGAATGAAAAAACCATTGGTTTCCACATCAGCAAATATCTCGGGTCAGCCTACTCCTATTGCCTTTAAAGATATTAGTCCCGAAATTATAAAAGGTGTGGACTATGTTGTAAATTTGCACCAAGATAAAATCAACGGAAAACCTTCTACAATCATAAAATTGACGAGTGATTCGCAGGTGAAAGTGATACGAAAATAG
- a CDS encoding LytR/AlgR family response regulator transcription factor, producing MVTLIIEDEKPAARLLQRKLEKLQIEVGVMLHSVEESIEWFSKNEHPDLIFLDIQLSDGLSFEIFEKIDIKSAVIFTTAYDEYALKAFKLNSIDYLLKPIDEDDLETAISKFKMRLPKPQNSPQLDFELIKKMLQNPFDKNFKTRFIVKIGQHLKVISTDEIECFFSENKGTYIHTFDNRNYLLESTLEVLEQELDPEKFYRISRKFILPLQSIKEIVAYSNSRLKVVLPSFSADEVVVSREKVADFKAWIG from the coding sequence ATGGTTACACTAATAATCGAAGACGAAAAACCTGCAGCAAGATTGTTGCAACGCAAACTCGAAAAACTCCAAATCGAAGTAGGAGTGATGCTTCATTCTGTGGAGGAATCTATCGAGTGGTTTTCCAAGAATGAACATCCCGATTTGATATTTTTAGACATTCAATTATCGGACGGATTGTCTTTTGAAATCTTCGAAAAAATAGATATAAAAAGTGCTGTAATTTTTACAACTGCTTATGACGAATATGCTTTAAAAGCTTTCAAATTAAACTCCATTGATTACCTCTTAAAACCCATTGATGAAGACGATTTAGAAACGGCAATTTCTAAATTTAAAATGCGTTTACCAAAACCTCAAAACAGTCCACAATTGGATTTTGAATTAATTAAAAAAATGCTTCAAAATCCATTTGATAAAAATTTTAAAACTCGGTTCATAGTCAAAATAGGGCAGCACCTAAAAGTGATTTCTACCGATGAAATTGAATGTTTTTTTAGCGAAAATAAAGGGACTTATATTCATACTTTTGACAACAGAAATTATTTGCTTGAATCTACTTTGGAAGTTTTAGAACAAGAATTAGACCCCGAAAAATTTTATCGGATCAGTCGAAAATTTATTCTGCCTTTACAATCAATTAAGGAAATTGTGGCTTACAGTAATTCGCGTTTGAAGGTAGTTTTACCCTCATTTTCTGCTGATGAGGTGGTGGTAAGTCGAGAAAAAGTTGCTGATTTTAAAGCCTGGATTGGTTAA
- a CDS encoding histidine kinase produces MIYKLIKEIPRALILSVAIFLVLLLVKVITGVAIRFDFHLLVNFGYTMLYSLVLYFVNAVLFIYLDKFFEVDRFTKRRVFIGFLGSFIVSILAIFLLRIFEDVVVEGKTLTVFFQNEVLANYLVAIIITFFVTLAFHAFFFYKSYQENKVKQQKIIAGTANAKFESLKNQIDPHFLFNSLNVLSSLIEENPGNAQQFTTSLSKVYRYVLEQKDKELVPLEEELAFAKTYMDLLKMRFENSLFYELPETIAISESKVVPLSLQLLLENTVKHNVVSDKRPLHITIFIDGDYLAVQNDFQKKDTLSDRKGVGLQNIINRYGIITNRKVLIIQTEQTFTVKIPILTKQITIMEANATYNENTAYFKAKKQVEKIKAFYGSLISYCFVIPFLIFINLKYSSGFQWFWFPMFGWGFGLVMKGLKVYGYGSNWEERKIQEILRKEDQTQTWK; encoded by the coding sequence ATGATTTATAAATTAATAAAAGAAATTCCAAGAGCTTTAATACTATCAGTAGCAATATTTCTAGTATTGTTATTGGTTAAAGTGATTACAGGAGTTGCAATACGTTTTGATTTTCATTTATTGGTCAATTTTGGCTATACGATGCTTTATAGCCTTGTTCTGTATTTTGTTAATGCTGTTTTATTTATTTATCTGGACAAGTTTTTTGAAGTAGATAGATTTACAAAAAGGAGAGTGTTTATTGGATTTTTAGGTTCTTTTATAGTTTCAATTTTAGCTATTTTTTTACTTCGAATTTTTGAAGATGTAGTCGTTGAGGGAAAAACACTAACTGTTTTTTTTCAAAATGAAGTATTGGCTAATTATTTAGTTGCAATAATTATTACATTTTTTGTGACATTGGCTTTTCACGCATTCTTTTTTTATAAAAGCTATCAAGAGAATAAAGTCAAACAACAAAAAATTATTGCAGGAACAGCAAATGCCAAGTTCGAAAGCTTAAAAAATCAAATCGATCCGCATTTTCTCTTCAATAGTCTGAATGTTTTGAGTTCTTTGATAGAAGAAAATCCAGGAAATGCGCAACAATTCACTACTTCTTTGTCTAAAGTGTACCGCTATGTTTTGGAACAAAAAGACAAAGAATTGGTGCCTTTAGAAGAAGAATTGGCTTTTGCCAAAACCTATATGGACTTGCTAAAAATGCGTTTTGAAAACAGTTTGTTTTATGAATTACCCGAAACAATTGCAATTTCAGAGTCTAAAGTAGTGCCGCTTTCGTTACAGTTACTGCTCGAGAACACCGTAAAGCACAATGTGGTTTCAGACAAAAGACCATTGCATATTACGATTTTTATCGATGGTGATTATCTAGCTGTTCAAAACGATTTTCAAAAGAAAGACACTTTATCAGATAGGAAAGGAGTCGGCTTACAAAACATCATCAATCGCTACGGAATTATTACCAATCGGAAAGTTTTAATTATTCAAACTGAACAAACATTTACAGTCAAAATACCAATTTTAACCAAACAAATTACAATTATGGAAGCTAATGCCACTTACAACGAGAATACCGCTTATTTTAAAGCCAAAAAACAAGTAGAAAAAATCAAAGCCTTTTACGGAAGCTTAATTTCCTATTGCTTTGTAATTCCATTTTTAATTTTTATTAATTTGAAATATTCTTCAGGATTTCAATGGTTTTGGTTTCCAATGTTCGGATGGGGATTCGGATTAGTGATGAAAGGACTTAAGGTGTATGGCTACGGATCCAACTGGGAAGAGCGAAAAATTCAGGAAATATTACGCAAAGAAGATCAAACGCAAACTTGGAAATAA
- the gloA2 gene encoding SMU1112c/YaeR family gloxylase I-like metalloprotein, with translation MLQLNKVHHIAILCSDYQKSKTFYTEVLGLTIVREIYREERQSYKLDLALNGDYIVELFSFPNPPKRPSRPEAVGLRHLAFEVNKLEETVAFLNTQNIESEPIRIDKTTQKRFTFIADPDLLPIEFYEL, from the coding sequence ATGCTTCAACTCAACAAAGTTCATCATATCGCCATTTTATGCTCGGATTATCAAAAATCCAAAACTTTTTATACAGAAGTTTTAGGGCTAACTATTGTACGAGAAATTTACCGTGAGGAACGCCAATCCTATAAATTGGACTTGGCATTAAACGGAGATTATATTGTAGAGCTGTTTTCGTTTCCAAATCCTCCCAAACGCCCTTCAAGACCAGAAGCAGTTGGTTTGCGACATTTGGCTTTTGAAGTTAATAAGCTTGAAGAAACAGTTGCTTTTTTGAATACCCAAAATATTGAATCAGAACCCATTCGAATAGATAAAACCACCCAAAAACGATTTACTTTCATAGCCGATCCTGATTTACTACCGATTGAATTTTACGAGCTTTAA